The Thalassotalea sp. HSM 43 genome window below encodes:
- a CDS encoding DUF3360 family protein — translation MQESENSQHNSDDSTPYHQAHRPANEFSSRSDYLDHELKIMKPRRWGLNLPGRDFNFEWEDLVPAIAGTIGITVMYSAVMSAWAIGLTEKWDEVNLGADFIISVVRVEMLIPALLFCIISSGFINPRANLAGNHGPMIPLIGAIALAGAHPLALAILLGIFGILMSYFKGGSRLVNLTGDGVAGGLLVFLGFGGAVSQITSLFSWAESLQSKHSLDYSLSHVAFIILIANVVLYSYLARIGKRWLAIPLCSIVAIVIAFLFGAGFDLVFVTEPGIPNLNPVYWWGSTSEGWMLGLPNLSHFIASLPFAILAVAMWPPDFLGHRIFQELNYPKGTDKVLMDVDDTMTTCAFRQIVGTAVGGGNITSSWGTYMIPAAIAKRPIPAGAILLGAMCIVVAVSGYPMDVAVWKPVMSIALLVGVFLPLLEAGLQMVKESKDAQSAGICIFAAFVANPVLAWSLTMLLDNNGMIGDKDRAKQLSFADRVIIPGLAFIICLIAMLAVGMLPGIPALL, via the coding sequence ATGCAAGAGAGTGAAAATTCCCAGCACAACAGCGATGATTCGACTCCCTATCATCAGGCTCACCGTCCAGCCAATGAATTTTCAAGTCGTTCAGATTATCTAGATCATGAATTAAAAATCATGAAGCCCCGTCGTTGGGGATTGAACTTACCCGGTCGAGATTTCAATTTTGAGTGGGAAGACTTAGTGCCAGCCATCGCCGGAACCATAGGCATTACGGTGATGTATTCTGCGGTAATGTCTGCGTGGGCCATTGGTTTAACAGAAAAGTGGGATGAGGTTAATCTAGGGGCTGATTTTATTATCTCCGTCGTGCGGGTAGAAATGCTTATCCCTGCCCTGTTGTTTTGTATTATCAGTTCTGGCTTTATCAACCCAAGAGCCAACTTAGCCGGTAACCATGGGCCGATGATTCCGCTTATTGGTGCCATCGCCCTTGCCGGAGCGCACCCGTTAGCATTGGCCATTTTACTAGGCATTTTTGGCATATTAATGAGTTACTTTAAAGGTGGCTCGCGGCTGGTAAACCTCACCGGTGATGGGGTCGCTGGCGGCCTTTTGGTGTTCCTCGGCTTTGGTGGTGCGGTTAGCCAAATCACCTCGTTATTCAGTTGGGCAGAAAGCCTGCAGAGCAAGCACAGCTTAGATTACAGCCTCAGTCATGTGGCGTTTATCATTCTTATTGCTAATGTCGTGCTGTATTCATACTTAGCCAGAATCGGCAAGCGTTGGCTGGCGATTCCCTTGTGTTCCATCGTCGCTATTGTTATCGCCTTTTTATTTGGTGCGGGGTTTGATTTAGTCTTTGTAACCGAACCTGGCATTCCCAATTTAAACCCGGTTTATTGGTGGGGCAGTACCAGTGAAGGTTGGATGCTAGGCTTACCTAATCTGTCACATTTTATTGCCTCGTTACCGTTTGCCATTCTTGCCGTGGCGATGTGGCCACCAGATTTTCTTGGCCACCGGATTTTTCAGGAGCTTAACTACCCCAAAGGTACAGATAAAGTATTGATGGACGTGGACGACACCATGACCACTTGTGCGTTTCGACAAATAGTGGGTACCGCAGTAGGCGGCGGTAATATTACCTCCAGTTGGGGCACATATATGATCCCAGCGGCTATCGCCAAACGACCGATACCAGCCGGCGCCATATTGTTAGGCGCAATGTGTATCGTCGTCGCCGTGTCAGGTTACCCGATGGATGTTGCGGTATGGAAACCGGTGATGTCTATTGCATTGCTGGTTGGCGTGTTTTTGCCATTATTAGAAGCTGGGCTGCAAATGGTGAAAGAATCCAAAGATGCGCAATCGGCGGGTATCTGTATTTTTGCCGCCTTTGTCGCTAACCCTGTTCTGGCATGGTCACTGACTATGCTGTTGGATAACAACGGCATGATAGGTGATAAAGATAGAGCCAAACAGCTGTCGTTTGCCGACAGAGTTATTATACCGGGATTAGCATTTATCATCTGTTTAATTGCCATGTTAGCAGTGGGTATGCTGCCTGGCATACCAGCGCTATTGTAG
- a CDS encoding DUF6174 domain-containing protein: MKQTLLLLLCLCLISCSDDSDEEYRDLSALILKNQAIWKATEISDYSFSYSEQGSDCQDSGDQYYLNRTITVEDNVVVSVYTAAINHYEPELTLHLYYTIDDVFDLMLQTNLQQPKRFSESKTSKSVPLFHDVYGYPVSFYIDLTSQSCDSITYKIDDFH; encoded by the coding sequence ATGAAACAAACACTTTTGTTATTACTCTGCTTATGCCTTATATCGTGTAGCGATGACTCCGATGAAGAGTACCGTGATCTGAGCGCATTAATCTTGAAAAACCAAGCTATTTGGAAGGCAACTGAGATTAGCGATTATTCATTTTCATACAGTGAACAAGGCAGCGACTGCCAAGATAGCGGGGACCAATATTACTTAAATCGAACGATAACCGTAGAAGATAATGTTGTCGTATCTGTTTATACTGCTGCCATAAACCATTATGAACCTGAATTAACCCTGCACCTTTATTACACCATAGATGATGTATTTGACTTAATGTTGCAAACTAATTTACAGCAACCTAAGCGCTTTTCTGAATCTAAAACGTCGAAATCCGTGCCTTTATTTCATGATGTCTATGGTTATCCCGTTTCTTTTTATATTGATTTAACCAGTCAAAGTTGTGATTCAATAACGTACAAGATTGATGATTTTCATTAA
- a CDS encoding anhydro-N-acetylmuramic acid kinase has protein sequence MSQKHLPNNNAELYIGLMSGTSADGIDLALVEFNDKSHVLHASFYQPYSPQLKQQIQSLYTPGDNELDRLAALDKQLAQHFASAVLAFLKQQQLNSHDIKAIGNHGQTIRHRPSQQHSFTCQIGCSQTLAVLTDIPVIGRFREKDMALGGQGAPLVPAYHNAMFRDKEKDVCIVNIGGIANITYLGASDNSVIGFDTGPGNALLDDWYTRHYPSCTKGIDEDAKWAKTGQVNQQLLTLMLQDSYFAKAFPKSTGREYFHDAWLQQFIAQQQHKDLAPADIQATLTALTSHSIAEAIGHLNPQSEVVIVGGGAHNPLLMTMLKQLLADANVQTGNQYGIDNDALEALIFAWLAYAFEHNLASNLPSVTGASRATTLGTLFTP, from the coding sequence ATGAGTCAGAAGCACTTGCCGAATAACAACGCAGAACTCTATATTGGCTTAATGTCTGGAACCAGTGCTGATGGTATTGATTTAGCACTGGTTGAATTTAACGACAAATCTCATGTTTTGCACGCCAGCTTTTATCAGCCTTATTCGCCTCAATTAAAACAGCAGATCCAAAGTTTATACACCCCAGGCGATAATGAATTAGACCGCCTAGCCGCCCTTGATAAGCAACTTGCGCAACATTTTGCCAGCGCCGTACTGGCGTTTCTTAAACAGCAACAGCTCAATAGTCATGATATCAAAGCAATCGGCAATCACGGCCAAACCATCCGTCATCGTCCATCGCAACAACACAGCTTTACCTGCCAAATTGGTTGTAGCCAAACCTTAGCGGTGTTGACTGACATCCCTGTAATCGGTCGCTTTCGTGAAAAAGATATGGCATTGGGTGGTCAAGGTGCGCCATTGGTACCGGCATACCATAACGCCATGTTTCGCGATAAAGAAAAAGATGTATGTATTGTCAATATTGGTGGCATTGCTAACATCACCTACTTAGGTGCCAGCGATAACTCGGTAATTGGTTTTGATACGGGGCCGGGCAATGCCTTGCTAGATGACTGGTATACTCGTCACTACCCAAGTTGCACAAAAGGCATTGATGAAGATGCTAAATGGGCGAAAACAGGTCAGGTTAATCAACAACTGTTGACCTTGATGTTGCAAGATTCGTATTTTGCCAAGGCTTTTCCAAAAAGTACTGGCCGTGAATATTTTCATGATGCGTGGCTGCAACAGTTTATCGCTCAACAACAACATAAAGACTTAGCACCTGCAGACATTCAAGCCACGCTAACTGCGCTAACAAGTCATAGCATTGCCGAAGCCATCGGGCATTTAAATCCTCAGTCCGAGGTGGTTATCGTTGGTGGTGGCGCCCATAACCCATTGTTAATGACCATGCTAAAGCAATTACTTGCTGACGCCAATGTGCAGACAGGCAATCAATATGGTATTGACAATGACGCCTTAGAAGCGTTGATATTTGCTTGGCTGGCCTATGCTTTTGAGCACAATTTAGCCTCAAACTTACCGTCGGTAACCGGCGCTAGCCGTGCCACGACCTTAGGCACGTTATTTACCCCTTAA
- a CDS encoding peptidoglycan DD-metalloendopeptidase family protein, with the protein MLIIGCSIFLVILLVLPSEQAVASKNSGKPAIEVGKTYDLSIPEQTKKKLQQVAEQKPATQSWQTATVKSGDTLAKIMKRFGHGATTTHKLTKTEHGKELKSLRVGEQIQLASNDDGELVGLQYKMSMTETLHIAVEQQNFTSRIAEKQVEVRTGYAQATITSNFWNAGLKAGMSNKQIMNLANIFGWDVDFALDIREGDAFAVMFEDKYIDGEFVGHGNILAAEFINQGETFKAVRFKDGEYYNQKGDSMRKSFLRAPVSFQYISSNFKPKRYHPILKRYKAHNGTDYRAPKGTPVKAAGNGRVISSTYNKYNGHYVFIQHANNIVTKYLHFSKRKVKKGQRVKQGQVIGLVGSTGLSQAPHLHYEFLLNGVHRNPRTVKLPDAQPIAKKHKQEFTKLASRVLEQLEGSKQTLIAATLDESEALAE; encoded by the coding sequence ATGTTAATCATCGGCTGCAGTATTTTTCTAGTTATTTTGCTGGTTTTGCCATCAGAACAAGCTGTCGCATCAAAAAATAGCGGCAAACCTGCAATTGAAGTGGGAAAAACTTACGATTTGTCCATTCCGGAGCAAACTAAGAAAAAACTACAGCAAGTTGCCGAGCAAAAACCTGCAACCCAGTCATGGCAAACCGCCACTGTTAAAAGCGGCGATACCTTGGCAAAAATCATGAAACGTTTTGGCCACGGTGCGACAACAACGCACAAATTAACCAAAACAGAGCATGGTAAAGAGCTTAAATCGTTGCGTGTTGGCGAGCAAATTCAACTCGCCAGCAATGATGATGGTGAACTTGTTGGCTTACAGTACAAAATGTCGATGACCGAAACATTGCACATTGCTGTTGAACAACAAAACTTCACTAGCCGTATCGCTGAAAAACAAGTCGAAGTTCGCACCGGTTATGCACAGGCGACCATCACCAGTAACTTCTGGAATGCTGGCCTTAAAGCCGGCATGAGCAATAAACAAATCATGAATTTAGCCAACATTTTTGGTTGGGATGTCGATTTCGCATTAGACATTCGTGAAGGTGATGCCTTTGCGGTGATGTTTGAAGACAAATACATCGACGGTGAATTTGTTGGCCATGGCAATATTTTGGCTGCGGAATTTATTAACCAAGGCGAAACCTTTAAAGCGGTACGTTTTAAAGATGGTGAATACTATAACCAAAAAGGCGATAGCATGCGTAAGTCGTTCTTACGTGCGCCGGTTAGCTTCCAGTACATTAGCTCAAATTTCAAACCAAAACGTTACCACCCAATTCTTAAACGCTATAAAGCCCACAATGGTACCGATTATCGAGCCCCTAAAGGCACACCAGTGAAGGCAGCGGGTAATGGTCGAGTTATTTCATCGACTTACAATAAATACAATGGTCACTATGTATTCATTCAACACGCGAATAACATCGTCACCAAATATTTGCACTTCTCTAAGCGCAAAGTAAAAAAAGGTCAACGAGTGAAACAAGGCCAAGTGATTGGTTTGGTTGGCTCAACCGGACTGTCACAAGCACCACATCTGCATTATGAATTTTTGCTCAATGGCGTGCACAGAAACCCACGTACCGTTAAATTACCTGATGCACAGCCTATCGCTAAAAAGCACAAACAGGAATTTACCAAATTAGCGAGCCGTGTATTAGAGCAACTTGAAGGTTCGAAGCAAACATTAATTGCGGCAACCCTGGATGAGTCAGAAGCACTTGCCGAATAA
- the tyrS gene encoding tyrosine--tRNA ligase, with protein MTDTNQAFAELKRGAEEILLEDELLEKLKSGKPLKIKAGFDPTAPDLHLGHTVLINKMRQFQQLGHEVIFLIGDFTGMIGDPTGKNVTRKPLTEADVLANAETYKQQVFKILDPAKTRVEFNSTWMEKLGSAGMLKLAARQTVARMMERDDFKKRFKEGQSIAIHEFMYPLVQGWDSVALESDVELGGTDQKFNLLMGRELQKSEGQRPQTVLMMPLLEGLDGVQKMSKSLGNYIGITDTPSDMFGKIMSISDVLMWRYYDLLSFRPIAEIEAFQQQVADGANPRDIKIELAKEIIARFHSQADADAAHQEFINRFQKGAMPTDIEEKTINTVDGELALANLLKEAGLVGSTSDAMRMVKQGAVKIDGEKVADAKQACVAGSTAIYQVGKRKFAKVTLV; from the coding sequence ATGACCGATACTAACCAAGCGTTTGCCGAGTTAAAACGTGGTGCAGAAGAAATTCTGTTGGAAGATGAATTACTCGAGAAGTTAAAATCTGGTAAACCATTAAAAATCAAAGCAGGCTTTGATCCAACAGCACCTGATTTGCATTTGGGGCATACGGTTTTGATCAACAAGATGCGTCAGTTCCAACAATTGGGACACGAAGTCATTTTCTTGATCGGTGATTTTACCGGCATGATTGGTGATCCAACAGGTAAAAACGTAACGCGCAAACCGCTTACCGAAGCTGATGTATTGGCCAATGCTGAAACCTATAAACAGCAAGTGTTCAAAATTCTTGATCCGGCGAAAACCCGTGTTGAATTTAACTCGACCTGGATGGAAAAGCTTGGTTCCGCAGGTATGTTAAAGCTGGCGGCACGTCAAACCGTTGCCCGTATGATGGAACGTGACGATTTTAAAAAGCGTTTCAAAGAAGGCCAGTCTATTGCTATTCACGAATTTATGTACCCACTGGTTCAAGGCTGGGATTCAGTTGCATTAGAGTCTGATGTTGAACTGGGCGGTACCGATCAGAAGTTTAACCTGTTGATGGGCCGAGAATTACAAAAATCGGAAGGTCAACGTCCGCAAACGGTACTGATGATGCCATTGCTTGAAGGTTTAGACGGTGTACAAAAGATGTCTAAGTCACTTGGCAACTACATCGGTATAACTGACACGCCAAGCGATATGTTTGGTAAGATCATGTCTATCTCTGATGTATTGATGTGGCGTTACTATGACTTGTTAAGCTTCCGTCCGATTGCTGAGATCGAAGCGTTCCAACAACAAGTTGCAGATGGTGCGAACCCTCGTGATATCAAAATTGAATTGGCAAAAGAAATTATTGCTCGATTCCACAGCCAAGCAGATGCTGACGCTGCGCATCAAGAATTTATTAATCGCTTCCAAAAAGGCGCTATGCCAACGGATATTGAAGAGAAGACAATCAATACCGTTGATGGTGAATTGGCACTAGCAAACTTACTAAAAGAAGCCGGTTTGGTTGGCAGTACCTCAGATGCCATGCGCATGGTTAAACAAGGTGCGGTTAAAATTGACGGCGAAAAAGTTGCCGATGCTAAGCAAGCATGTGTTGCCGGTAGCACGGCTATTTACCAAGTCGGTAAACGCAAATTTGCTAAAGTGACATTGGTTTAA
- a CDS encoding DUF4136 domain-containing protein, translating into MILRLLSMVFGLSLMLGCASEPTSSVNPDFNFTQVKTFSLFPRESRFSDIQSLSDYERNRIELAIEQKMEESGFDYKPLEDADVVISYFLVGRSLRELQTYNKLVRACLGCAQAEQQRLNQDIRSSMLVIDVLDSVKRRSVFRGFVKVDLDIENSSDENQQEIIAAVDQILGQLPSNTVQ; encoded by the coding sequence ATGATTTTACGTCTACTATCCATGGTGTTTGGCCTTAGCTTAATGCTCGGCTGTGCCAGTGAACCTACGTCTAGTGTTAACCCTGATTTTAATTTTACTCAGGTTAAGACCTTCAGTCTGTTTCCTCGAGAATCTCGATTTAGTGATATTCAGAGCCTGAGTGATTATGAGCGTAATCGTATTGAATTGGCCATTGAACAAAAAATGGAAGAATCAGGATTTGATTACAAACCATTGGAAGACGCGGACGTGGTAATCAGCTATTTCTTAGTTGGTCGCAGTTTGCGAGAGCTGCAAACCTACAATAAGTTAGTGCGTGCATGTTTGGGCTGTGCCCAGGCAGAGCAGCAACGACTTAACCAAGACATACGTTCCTCAATGCTGGTGATTGACGTACTCGATAGTGTTAAACGTCGCAGTGTGTTTCGTGGCTTTGTAAAGGTTGATTTGGATATTGAAAACAGCAGCGATGAAAATCAGCAAGAAATAATTGCCGCTGTGGATCAAATCCTAGGCCAATTACCGTCAAATACAGTACAATAG
- a CDS encoding ribonuclease E inhibitor RraB: MSYPNDEHGQVLAEMEQAGIDLSKPIVVEFFQLFEQEDNANALAKHIEESEMQATVTVHPDKSPGVWDVDCRLEMIPSYDNIVEMEQTFEKLARQFDGYNDGWGVHFED, translated from the coding sequence ATGAGCTACCCAAATGATGAACATGGCCAAGTCTTGGCTGAAATGGAACAAGCCGGCATTGATCTAAGCAAGCCGATTGTTGTTGAGTTTTTCCAGTTATTTGAACAAGAAGACAATGCCAACGCACTCGCTAAGCATATTGAAGAAAGCGAGATGCAGGCCACCGTGACTGTGCACCCAGATAAAAGCCCAGGTGTCTGGGACGTTGATTGCAGATTGGAGATGATCCCAAGTTACGACAATATCGTTGAGATGGAGCAAACCTTTGAAAAGTTAGCTCGTCAATTTGATGGTTATAACGACGGTTGGGGCGTGCATTTCGAAGATTAG